From the Panulirus ornatus isolate Po-2019 chromosome 46, ASM3632096v1, whole genome shotgun sequence genome, one window contains:
- the LOC139763377 gene encoding uncharacterized protein gives MMKLVVLALALTAVSAATIPWTGLPYAGALPYAGALPYAGALPYAGALPYAGLPIAASPITYGAVAAPALAAPAPYQIQTGVRTDVAVEPVEQHGYVVKY, from the exons ATGATGAAGCTT GTCGTCCTCGCCCTGGCGCTGACAGCCGTTAGTGCTGCCACCATCCCCTGGACTGGCCTGCCCTACGCTGGTGCTCTGCCCTACGCTGGTGCTCTGCCCTACGCTGGTGCTCTGCCCTATGCTGGTGCTCTGCCCTACGCTGGTCTCCCCATCGCTGCCTCCCCCATCACCTACGGTGCCGTCGCTGCCCCCGCCCTGGCAGCTCCCGCACCTTACCAGATCCAGACTGGCGTGAGGACCGATGTGGCTGTGGAACCTGTGGAACAACACGGCTACGTTGTCAAGTACTAG
- the LOC139763262 gene encoding uncharacterized protein, with the protein MMKFVVLALALTAVSAATIPWTGLPYAGALPYAGALPYAGALPYAGLPIAASPITYGAVAAPALAAPAPYQIQTGVRTDVAVEPVEQHGYVVKY; encoded by the exons ATGATGAAGTTT GTCGTCCTCGCCCTGGCGCTGACAGCCGTTAGTGCTGCCACCATCCCCTGGACTGGCCTGCCCTACGCTGGTGCTCTGCCCTACGCTGGTGCTCTGCCCTACGCTGGTGCTCTGCCCTACGCTGGTCTGCCCATCGCTGCCTCCCCCATCACCTACGGCGCCGTCGCTGCCCCCGCCCTGGCAGCTCCCGCACCTTACCAGATCCAGACTGGCGTGAGGACCGATGTGGCTGTGGAACCTGTGGAACAACACGGCTACGTTGTCAAGTACTAG